From one Mesotoga sp. Brook.08.105.5.1 genomic stretch:
- a CDS encoding response regulator, with the protein MKEALILLVQDNQMDVELTLDSFRQVGLTNRVEIVKSGEMALDYVFGRGRYEDREAFPVPDLVLLDLKLPGISGHEVLHEIKHSELTRRIPVVVLTSSREERDRAICYDCGVNSYLVKPIDFDEFLIVAKAIGDYWLTINVGPPET; encoded by the coding sequence TTGAAAGAAGCTTTGATACTGCTCGTCCAGGATAACCAGATGGACGTCGAACTGACACTTGACTCCTTCAGACAGGTAGGACTTACGAACCGAGTCGAGATTGTAAAGAGCGGTGAAATGGCTCTCGACTATGTGTTTGGCAGAGGGCGATACGAAGATAGAGAGGCATTCCCTGTGCCTGATCTTGTCTTGCTGGATCTCAAATTACCCGGGATTTCTGGACATGAAGTTCTTCACGAAATAAAGCATTCCGAACTCACAAGAAGGATCCCTGTCGTCGTCCTTACATCTTCTCGTGAAGAAAGAGACAGGGCAATTTGCTATGACTGCGGAGTGAACTCCTATCTTGTCAAACCGATCGATTTTGACGAATTCCTGATCGTTGCGAAAGCTATTGGAGATTACTGGCTGACGATCAATGTCGGTCCTCCAGAAACATAA